TAAAAAAAATGAGTAAGTTTTTACGATGACGAAGAAATAATTTAATAATCATTACATCGGCTAAGTAAGATTGACATCTAATCATGAATTAGATTAGATGTAATACACATTCACCTTATGAATGATTTGCTCAGGATTTAATCAGCTATTCCTACTGCACGGCGGCGACTAGCGACTTCTTCTTTGTGACTATTGCGCCATTCAATAAGTTTCGCTAGTCCTTCTTTGAGTTGTAATTTGGCTTCAAAATCAATTTCCGCAGCAGCTTTTTTAGGACAACCGACACGGTTGGTCACAAAGGTTTGACCACCTGGCTCATATTGAATCTTTAAGTCAGATCCAGTAACTTCTAAAATTAATTCTGCTAACTCTTTAATAGTGGTTTTAATGCCAGTACCAACATTATAAAAAGCATCTGTAGCGGTTGATTTCATCGCACAAACGTTAGCTCTAGCACAATCCCCTACATAGATAAAATCGTAAGCTTGTGAGCCATCACCATAAACTACTGGGGGTAATCCTTTATCGAGTCTGTCCAAGATTTTCATAATTACGGCAATATAGGTACCCTGATAATCTTGGCGTGGCCCGTAAACATTCATATAACGCAGTCCAACATAATCAAAGTGTTTTTCTGTACCTTTGTAGCGATGATACAGAGAACGACACATGTGTTCGCCTGCGATTTTTGTTGCACCGTAGAAAGTGGTATTGTTATATGGATGATCTTCTCGCATCGGTTCTTCAATAGCATCACCATACACAGAAGCCGAGGAAGAATAAACTAGCTTTTGTACTCCATTATTAATACAAGCTTCTAAGACATTAAACGTACCGCCAATATTCACTTCAAAGGCAGAACGGGGATAATCGTAGCAGTGTAATAACCACAGGGCGGCAAAATGAAAAACTCCATCAATGCCTTTCATTGCCTGATCTAAAATATCTCGATGGAGTAGTTCACCACCTAAAGGAAAAACATTTACTCGTGGGTCTTTAAAAGCTTCAGTTAAATTTTCTTGTCTGCCGCGAGTGAAGTTATCGTAAATGCGGATTTCTGCGACATCTTCTT
This window of the Nostoc sp. HK-01 genome carries:
- a CDS encoding NAD dependent epimerase/dehydratase protein gives rise to the protein MDLQGKRLLVIGGAGLIGSHTVDQLLKEDVAEIRIYDNFTRGRQENLTEAFKDPRVNVFPLGGELLHRDILDQAMKGIDGVFHFAALWLLHCYDYPRSAFEVNIGGTFNVLEACINNGVQKLVYSSSASVYGDAIEEPMREDHPYNNTTFYGATKIAGEHMCRSLYHRYKGTEKHFDYVGLRYMNVYGPRQDYQGTYIAVIMKILDRLDKGLPPVVYGDGSQAYDFIYVGDCARANVCAMKSTATDAFYNVGTGIKTTIKELAELILEVTGSDLKIQYEPGGQTFVTNRVGCPKKAAAEIDFEAKLQLKEGLAKLIEWRNSHKEEVASRRRAVGIAD